In Triticum urartu cultivar G1812 chromosome 6, Tu2.1, whole genome shotgun sequence, the following proteins share a genomic window:
- the LOC125512412 gene encoding phosphatidate cytidylyltransferase 4, chloroplastic-like — MAAAAAAATTVTVTATRLHPPLVLHSAARPQPPLRLRLLLPTPPPLRLRHRFPLLAVASASAGEGRAEEAADKSDKARQLQRRVLVGIAIGVGAGGVVVAGGWVFTAAITAVVLAGAREYFGLVRGTAAGGSTPPPRYVSRVCSAICALMPILTLCYGRMDVPLTLSAFIIAISLVLQRGNPRFAQLTSSVFGLFYCGYLPSFWVKLRCGLAAPALNTSIAHNWPILLGGQAHWTVGFVATLISITSIIAADTSAFLCGRAFGRTPLTNISPKKTLEGALAGLTGCVLTTVLLSTLFRWPRSLLSATAYGILIFLGSLFGDLIESLIKRDAGVKDSGSLIPGHGGILDRVDSYVFTGALCYSFVRVALPLYGV, encoded by the exons atggctgcggcggcggcggcggcgacgacggtgACGGTGACGGCCACCCGCCTCCACCCTCCTCTCGTCCTCCACTCCGCCGCACGGCCCCAGCCCCCgctccgcctccgcctcctcctccccaccCCACCGCCGCTCCGCCTCCGACACCGCTTCCCGCTCCTCGCcgtcgcctccgcctccgccggcGAAGGCCGCGCGGAGGAGGCCGCCGATAAGAGCGACAAGGCCCGGCAGCTTCAGCGGAGGGTGCTCGTGGGCATCGCCATCGGGGTCGGCGCGGGCGGCGTCGTGGTCGCCGGCGGCTGGGTGTTCACCGCCGCCATTACCGCCGTCGTCCTCGCCGGTGCCCGCGAGTACTTCGGGCTCGTCCGTGGCACCGCCGCCGGCGGCAGCACCCCTCCGCCGCGCTACGTGTCCCGCGTCTGCTCCGCCATCTGCGCCCTCATGCCCATCCTTACGCT GTGCTATGGCCGCATGGATGTTCCCCTGACATTATCGGCATTTATTATTGCAATATCTTTGGTATTGCAAAGAGGAAACCCCCGTTTCGCTCAGCTAACTAGTTCAGTTTTTGGTTTATTTTATTGTGGCTATCTTCCTTCTTTCTGGGTTAAGCTCCGTTGCGGACTAGCAGCTCCTGCCTTAAATACAA GTATAGCACATAACTGGCCAATACTTCTTGGTGGGCAAGCTCACTGGACAGTTGGATTTGTAGCAACCTTGATATCTATTACTAGCATTATTGCTGCTGATACATCAGCTTTCCTATGTGGAAGG GCATTTGGCCGTACTCCTTTGACTAACATAAGCCCTAAGAAGACCCTGGAGGGTGCTTTAGCCGGTCTGACTGGCTGTGTGCTTACCACTGTGCTTTTGTCGACTCTCTTTCGCTGGCCAAGATCGCTGTTGAG TGCTACTGCTTATGGGATCCTGATCTTTCTGGGTTCATTATTCGGGGATCTCATTGAATCTCTTATTAAGCGTGATGCTGGTGTGAAGGACTCTGGGTCGCTCATTCCTGGCCATG